The following are encoded in a window of Arthrobacter antioxidans genomic DNA:
- a CDS encoding glycosyl hydrolase family 32, which yields MFELRSSWVWDFWFADDGDRYHLFFLKASRALHDPDRRHWRATVGHATSTDLRTWEEHADALVPADGPAFDDLATWTGSIVRDDAGLWHMFYTGVDREGKGLIQRIGSATSHDLFTWTRTDLVLEADSAHYEKLAQGAWPDEAWRDPWVSRSTDGTGWNMLITARSTAGEPDQRGVVGSAFSPDLAHWEVRPPLSRPGNGFGQLEVLQTETVDGQTVLLFSCLNSELSTGRQAAQEHGGIWAVNAPSALGPFDISEAYLVADQSLYVGRLIQDRAGQWQMLAFENADDTGAFVGRITDPQPVAWVDGKLTMMGAHHPPVGDRRYVDVS from the coding sequence ATGTTTGAACTGCGATCCTCCTGGGTGTGGGATTTCTGGTTCGCCGACGACGGCGACCGGTACCACCTCTTCTTCCTCAAAGCATCGCGCGCCCTGCACGATCCCGACCGCCGCCACTGGCGCGCAACAGTCGGTCACGCCACGTCCACGGACCTGCGCACCTGGGAGGAACACGCGGACGCTCTCGTGCCCGCTGACGGGCCGGCTTTCGACGACCTCGCCACCTGGACCGGCTCGATCGTCCGCGACGACGCCGGACTGTGGCACATGTTCTACACAGGAGTAGATCGGGAGGGCAAAGGGCTCATCCAGCGCATCGGCAGCGCCACCTCCCACGACCTCTTCACCTGGACCCGCACGGACCTGGTCCTCGAAGCCGACAGTGCTCACTACGAAAAGCTGGCCCAGGGCGCATGGCCCGATGAGGCGTGGCGTGACCCATGGGTAAGCCGCAGCACGGACGGCACCGGGTGGAACATGCTGATCACCGCCCGGTCCACGGCGGGCGAACCGGACCAGCGAGGCGTCGTCGGCAGCGCGTTCTCCCCCGATCTCGCGCACTGGGAGGTCCGGCCGCCCCTGAGCCGACCCGGTAACGGGTTCGGGCAACTCGAGGTCCTGCAAACCGAGACAGTCGACGGCCAGACAGTGCTCCTGTTTTCCTGCCTGAACTCCGAACTCTCCACAGGACGTCAGGCGGCCCAGGAGCATGGAGGGATCTGGGCCGTGAACGCGCCGAGCGCCCTCGGCCCCTTCGACATCTCGGAGGCCTACCTCGTGGCCGACCAGTCTCTCTATGTGGGACGACTCATCCAGGACCGTGCAGGCCAGTGGCAGATGCTCGCCTTCGAGAACGCAGACGACACCGGGGCCTTCGTCGGCAGGATCACCGACCCCCAGCCCGTGGCCTGGGTCGACGGCAAGCTCACCATGATGGGTGCCCACCACCCGCCTGTAGGGGATCGACGCTACGTCGACGTTTCCTGA